Proteins encoded together in one Desulfosporosinus meridiei DSM 13257 window:
- a CDS encoding TetR/AcrR family transcriptional regulator, giving the protein MDAQREGKFQRILDAAIEAFAESGFHHCQVNKIARLAGVADGTIYLYFKSKEDVLIRVFQERMGDFIAGVSRELSQCKTTEARLRTIVKTHFTYMEQNRSVAIVTQLELRQSDPRVRLPINSTVSDYFNLIEGVIQQGIQSGEVPKIDTRVARQMIFGSLDEATTDWVMARSPRTLTSGIEPMLALFEGALQVRKSETK; this is encoded by the coding sequence ATGGACGCGCAGCGCGAGGGTAAGTTTCAAAGGATTCTCGATGCTGCCATTGAAGCTTTTGCAGAATCCGGCTTTCACCATTGTCAGGTAAACAAGATAGCCCGCTTAGCAGGAGTCGCCGATGGTACGATCTACTTATACTTCAAAAGTAAAGAAGATGTTCTGATTCGAGTTTTTCAGGAACGCATGGGGGATTTCATTGCCGGTGTAAGCCGGGAACTCTCCCAGTGTAAGACGACGGAAGCGCGCTTAAGGACAATTGTTAAAACCCATTTTACTTATATGGAGCAGAACAGATCAGTTGCAATCGTGACCCAACTTGAGCTTAGGCAATCCGATCCGCGGGTGCGGCTACCCATTAATAGTACTGTATCAGATTATTTCAACCTTATTGAGGGGGTGATCCAGCAAGGGATACAGAGTGGAGAGGTTCCTAAAATCGATACACGCGTAGCTCGTCAAATGATCTTCGGATCCTTAGATGAGGCCACAACCGATTGGGTTATGGCTCGAAGTCCACGGACTTTAACCAGTGGTATAGAGCCAATGCTAGCTTTATTTGAGGGTGCACTTCAGGTAAGAAAAAGTGAGACCAAATAG
- a CDS encoding (Fe-S)-binding protein: protein MKVSLFATCLTNALYPDVDLTMAKILKHLGHTVDVPEGQVCCGQIAFNSGYVDDAREVARTLIDSFERSEVVVGPSGSCIAMIHHYYPTLFENEPAYLKKVEDLIHKSYEFTQFVVDVLKKPDLGAHYKAKATYHPSCHATRLLGIGEAPLKLLQHVKGLELLPLPEARLCCGFGGTFSVKMPKISEAMVAEKAQHVLDSGADILLGLDMGCLMNISGYLEKINKPVKTMHIIQLLGEGMKS from the coding sequence ATGAAGGTTTCACTTTTTGCAACCTGCCTTACGAATGCCTTGTACCCTGATGTGGATCTAACAATGGCCAAAATACTAAAACATTTAGGCCATACCGTTGACGTACCTGAAGGACAAGTCTGTTGCGGACAAATAGCTTTTAATTCGGGCTATGTTGATGATGCCCGAGAGGTTGCCCGAACTCTGATCGATTCTTTTGAACGCAGCGAAGTAGTAGTAGGCCCCAGCGGTTCCTGTATCGCCATGATTCATCACTATTACCCTACTTTATTTGAGAACGAACCTGCTTACCTTAAAAAGGTGGAAGACCTGATCCATAAAAGTTATGAATTCACCCAGTTTGTTGTCGATGTCTTGAAGAAACCGGATCTGGGAGCACACTACAAAGCTAAAGCCACTTACCATCCCTCTTGCCATGCCACAAGGCTCTTAGGAATTGGAGAGGCGCCTCTAAAATTGCTTCAACACGTAAAAGGGCTAGAACTGCTCCCGTTACCTGAAGCCCGGCTTTGCTGCGGGTTTGGAGGTACTTTCTCCGTTAAAATGCCCAAGATCTCAGAGGCAATGGTTGCTGAAAAGGCACAGCATGTTCTGGATTCCGGAGCAGATATTCTCCTGGGGCTTGACATGGGCTGTCTAATGAATATTTCCGGTTACTTGGAGAAGATTAACAAGCCCGTCAAGACTATGCACATCATTCAGTTACTCGGGGAGGGGATGAAATCATGA
- a CDS encoding DUF4367 domain-containing protein, with the protein MALSEKELERIIKSHLSKELDAAIEVPNIDDQWQKIKQQILETESIPTTAKPFSNRKRIVVAATILISIGSINFLYPHNANALGGKIGEFFAYIVGKTTQNQTETYKQVNDPDMPKIKNLGSNIEKEVTLDQAQAEVPFKLAIPSYLPTETNVGRVTLTSLGADVYEISIEYNFSDKVIVLRQQNSANGTSRGSLYDTDDTVTKDLIVNGSPAMLFASKNGLNTLNWQIRGLLLQITGEIAEEEIIKIGNSIK; encoded by the coding sequence ATGGCCTTATCAGAAAAAGAACTTGAGCGAATAATTAAAAGTCATTTATCAAAAGAGTTAGATGCCGCTATTGAAGTTCCAAATATAGATGATCAGTGGCAGAAGATAAAGCAGCAGATATTAGAAACAGAAAGTATCCCAACAACAGCAAAACCTTTCTCAAATCGAAAAAGAATTGTTGTTGCGGCAACAATCCTCATTTCAATCGGTTCAATCAACTTCCTATACCCACATAATGCAAATGCTTTAGGTGGGAAGATAGGTGAGTTTTTTGCCTATATCGTTGGAAAAACAACGCAAAATCAAACTGAAACTTACAAACAGGTAAACGATCCAGATATGCCAAAGATAAAGAATCTAGGTTCTAATATAGAAAAAGAAGTTACTCTAGATCAAGCTCAGGCTGAGGTTCCATTTAAGTTAGCTATTCCTAGCTATCTCCCCACTGAAACTAATGTTGGACGAGTTACACTTACATCGCTAGGTGCAGACGTTTATGAGATTTCTATTGAATATAATTTTAGTGATAAAGTAATTGTTTTAAGACAACAAAATAGTGCTAATGGAACTTCACGTGGATCTTTATATGATACGGACGATACGGTTACAAAAGATTTAATAGTTAATGGTAGCCCGGCTATGTTATTTGCAAGTAAGAACGGACTCAATACATTGAATTGGCAAATACGAGGTCTTTTGCTACAAATTACAGGAGAAATAGCAGAAGAAGAAATAATAAAAATCGGAAATTCTATCAAATAG
- a CDS encoding thiolase family protein encodes MQEAFIIQSKRTAIGKSGKGGLAQVRPDDLGAYVIQDILKRVPSFNPAEIDDCVIGCSFPEAEQGMNMARIMTLRAGLPIDVAGVTINRFCSSGLQAISMAADRIRLGEADAMIAGGAESMSMVPMGGAKPAPNPYLVQHAPQAYVSMGITAENVAMKYEITREQQDTFAASSHQKAWAAQSSGRFEDEIVPIPLPMYGKPGEKWFAKDEGIRPETTPESLAKLRTAFKAGGTVTAGNSSQTSDGAAMTLLMSEQKVKALDLKPVAVWRGYAVAGVEPELMGIGPIKAIPKVLKQVGLTLDQIDLFELNEAFASQSLAILKTLEIDPAKVNVNGGAIAFGHPLGCTGAKLTATLLSEMTKRKLKYGMVTMCIGGGMGAAGIFELL; translated from the coding sequence ATGCAAGAAGCCTTTATTATCCAGTCTAAGCGGACGGCTATCGGCAAATCAGGCAAAGGTGGCTTGGCTCAGGTACGTCCGGATGACTTAGGTGCTTATGTTATACAGGATATTCTTAAAAGAGTTCCATCATTTAATCCTGCAGAAATTGATGATTGCGTTATAGGCTGCTCATTTCCTGAGGCAGAGCAGGGAATGAATATGGCCCGAATCATGACACTGCGCGCCGGCCTCCCGATTGACGTGGCTGGAGTAACTATCAATCGTTTTTGCTCTTCCGGATTGCAGGCAATTTCCATGGCCGCCGATCGGATTCGCTTAGGCGAGGCAGATGCGATGATCGCCGGAGGAGCGGAAAGCATGTCGATGGTTCCAATGGGTGGGGCTAAACCGGCACCGAACCCCTACTTGGTTCAGCATGCTCCGCAGGCCTATGTTTCAATGGGCATCACCGCTGAGAATGTGGCTATGAAATATGAGATAACTCGTGAGCAACAAGATACCTTTGCTGCTTCAAGTCATCAAAAAGCTTGGGCAGCACAAAGCAGCGGGCGTTTTGAGGATGAGATAGTACCCATTCCGCTTCCCATGTATGGAAAACCCGGTGAAAAGTGGTTCGCAAAAGATGAAGGAATTCGTCCGGAGACCACTCCGGAGTCCCTTGCTAAATTAAGAACAGCCTTTAAAGCAGGAGGTACGGTTACGGCTGGGAACTCGTCTCAGACCAGTGATGGTGCTGCAATGACTCTGCTTATGTCAGAACAAAAAGTTAAGGCCCTTGATCTAAAACCTGTTGCTGTTTGGCGAGGCTATGCAGTTGCCGGCGTCGAACCGGAATTGATGGGTATCGGTCCAATCAAGGCAATTCCTAAAGTTTTAAAGCAAGTGGGATTAACCCTGGATCAAATCGATTTATTTGAGCTTAATGAGGCTTTTGCTTCTCAATCCCTGGCGATCCTAAAAACTCTGGAGATAGATCCAGCAAAAGTGAATGTTAATGGTGGAGCTATTGCTTTCGGACACCCACTGGGTTGTACCGGTGCTAAGCTTACAGCAACACTCTTAAGTGAAATGACTAAGCGGAAGTTGAAGTATGGCATGGTGACAATGTGTATCGGCGGCGGTATGGGGGCAGCTGGGATTTTCGAGCTGCTATAG
- a CDS encoding RNA polymerase sigma factor, whose amino-acid sequence MELYQEKMDMFEILVKQNYEKVYKTIYFYTKDKYVSEDAVQQAFAIAYSKLNQLNSKDKFASWVTSIALNEAKHILKNKNNKKITSITDFHIEPLLYSEEDDIILKEDVNNTLTKLKHHDNQFLVLKYYADLTLQQISDLLGINLSNTKVRLHRAKDAFRKLINQEINQNQEVDLQWPYQKKNLSE is encoded by the coding sequence ATGGAGTTATATCAGGAAAAAATGGATATGTTTGAAATTCTAGTTAAGCAAAATTATGAAAAAGTATACAAAACTATATACTTCTATACCAAAGATAAATATGTATCAGAAGATGCGGTTCAGCAGGCGTTTGCAATAGCCTATAGTAAACTAAATCAACTAAATTCTAAGGATAAATTTGCATCATGGGTTACTTCAATTGCCCTGAATGAGGCAAAACATATTTTAAAGAATAAAAATAATAAAAAGATCACATCAATAACAGATTTTCATATAGAACCTCTTTTATATAGTGAAGAAGACGATATTATTCTTAAAGAAGATGTAAATAATACTTTAACTAAATTAAAGCATCATGATAATCAATTCTTAGTCCTAAAGTACTATGCTGACTTAACCTTGCAGCAAATATCCGACTTATTAGGCATTAACCTATCGAATACCAAAGTAAGATTACATAGGGCAAAGGATGCATTTAGAAAACTAATAAATCAAGAAATTAATCAAAATCAGGAGGTGGATCTTCAATGGCCTTATCAGAAAAAGAACTTGAGCGAATAA
- a CDS encoding 3-hydroxyacyl-CoA dehydrogenase/enoyl-CoA hydratase family protein: MQIHKVAVIGSGVMGSTIAAHLANAGIPSLLLDIVPSKLSAKEEAAGLTLEDPKVRNSIAEGNKTKLLKMNPAPLLVPEFAERIEVGNLSDDLGLLSEVDWVIEVVVERLDIKVDLFKKIAAIVRPGTIVSSNTSGISLQAMVSDLPESFTRYFLGTHFFNPPRYMKLLEIIPGPNTDPEIMTFISEFGERVLGKGVVVAKDTPNFIANRIGVFGLAVTLQEMLRSGLSVDEVDALTGPVMGRPKSASFRTVDLVGLDTFIHTANTVAVGVPAEKDNFTLPEFMQTMLANGWLGDKTKQGFYKKSKGPQGKVVEVLDPHTMTYVPKKSVKFASLEKAKAAGGLTEKIRTLVNGKDAGAEFAWNVLKPVLLYAATISNDIADNISGIDEGMRWGFNWQMGPFEIWDALGVKTIADRVIAEGGTLPPLVEELLAKGNERFYQKSESGEVSYFQAGEYHKKASSPYAISLKQAHKDGKKILGNAGASLIDLGDGVVCLEFHSPSNSIGADILTMIHKSLEEVDKNYLGMVIGNQGKNFCVGANLMQILLEAEEENWDDLDYMVRQFQNGTMALKYAKKPVVAAPFGMTLGGGCEVCLHSHAIQASSETYMGLVEVGVGLIPGGGGTKEMAIRAMEGILPGIQVAPDYFFAKRFEIVAMAQVSNSAEKARQLGFLRADDRYSMNPDHVILDAKARVIDLARSFRPNLPKKYKVGGPGVRATLELALYGMREGNYISEYDQHIGKKVAYAITGGDRPAGMLVDEQYLLDIEREAFMSLVGEPKTQDRIRHMLAKGKPLRN, translated from the coding sequence ATGCAGATTCATAAAGTAGCGGTAATAGGATCAGGGGTGATGGGAAGCACCATCGCAGCGCACTTGGCCAATGCCGGAATCCCGAGCCTGTTGTTGGATATTGTTCCTTCCAAACTATCGGCTAAAGAAGAAGCAGCCGGATTGACATTGGAGGATCCCAAGGTACGAAATAGTATCGCAGAAGGTAATAAGACAAAGTTATTAAAAATGAATCCCGCTCCACTATTAGTCCCAGAATTTGCAGAACGCATTGAAGTTGGTAACCTAAGTGACGATTTAGGTCTCTTGAGCGAAGTAGATTGGGTGATCGAGGTTGTCGTTGAACGTTTAGATATTAAGGTGGATTTATTCAAGAAAATTGCTGCTATTGTACGCCCGGGAACAATCGTAAGTTCAAATACTTCGGGAATTTCGTTACAAGCTATGGTGAGTGATTTGCCCGAAAGCTTTACTCGCTATTTCTTAGGCACCCATTTCTTTAACCCACCCCGTTATATGAAACTCTTAGAAATCATTCCCGGACCTAATACAGATCCGGAAATAATGACCTTTATTTCCGAGTTCGGAGAAAGGGTTCTAGGCAAGGGAGTTGTCGTAGCAAAAGATACTCCGAATTTTATTGCCAATCGTATTGGTGTTTTTGGTCTCGCTGTTACGCTTCAGGAAATGCTGCGGTCCGGCTTATCCGTGGATGAAGTTGATGCTCTCACTGGCCCTGTAATGGGACGTCCAAAGAGTGCTTCTTTTAGAACAGTTGACCTCGTCGGCTTAGATACTTTTATCCATACTGCTAACACCGTAGCAGTTGGGGTGCCAGCCGAAAAAGATAATTTCACCTTACCGGAATTTATGCAAACAATGCTGGCCAATGGTTGGCTTGGAGATAAAACTAAACAAGGATTTTACAAAAAGTCTAAAGGACCTCAAGGTAAAGTGGTTGAAGTCCTTGATCCCCATACCATGACCTATGTTCCCAAGAAAAGTGTTAAATTTGCTTCTTTAGAAAAAGCCAAAGCTGCAGGTGGTTTAACGGAAAAGATTCGTACCTTAGTGAATGGCAAAGATGCAGGAGCAGAGTTCGCTTGGAATGTCTTAAAGCCGGTTCTGCTTTACGCAGCAACCATCTCCAATGACATTGCGGATAATATTTCCGGAATCGACGAAGGCATGCGCTGGGGCTTTAATTGGCAAATGGGTCCTTTTGAAATCTGGGATGCCTTGGGAGTCAAAACAATTGCTGATCGCGTAATTGCCGAAGGTGGAACCTTGCCGCCTCTGGTAGAAGAGTTGCTGGCAAAAGGGAATGAACGTTTCTATCAAAAGAGTGAATCCGGAGAAGTCTCCTATTTCCAAGCTGGAGAGTATCACAAAAAAGCCTCAAGTCCTTATGCGATTTCTCTGAAGCAAGCACATAAAGATGGCAAGAAAATCTTAGGCAATGCCGGAGCAAGCCTGATTGACTTGGGAGATGGGGTAGTTTGCTTAGAATTCCACTCTCCCAGCAATTCCATAGGTGCGGATATTTTGACCATGATTCATAAGTCATTAGAAGAAGTCGATAAAAACTATTTGGGCATGGTTATCGGGAATCAAGGCAAGAATTTCTGCGTAGGTGCTAACCTGATGCAGATTCTGCTGGAGGCAGAAGAAGAGAACTGGGATGATCTCGATTACATGGTTCGTCAATTCCAGAACGGCACCATGGCTTTGAAATATGCTAAAAAACCTGTCGTAGCAGCTCCCTTTGGCATGACCCTGGGCGGAGGATGTGAAGTTTGCCTGCATTCTCATGCTATTCAAGCTTCATCTGAAACTTACATGGGCTTAGTTGAAGTTGGGGTTGGCTTAATCCCTGGCGGCGGCGGAACTAAGGAAATGGCTATACGAGCTATGGAAGGTATTCTTCCAGGAATCCAGGTAGCCCCGGATTATTTCTTTGCCAAACGATTTGAAATAGTGGCTATGGCTCAGGTTTCTAACAGTGCAGAAAAGGCTCGTCAGCTTGGTTTCTTACGGGCGGATGATCGTTACAGCATGAATCCTGACCATGTCATCTTGGATGCCAAGGCCAGAGTCATTGACTTAGCCCGCAGCTTCAGACCTAATTTGCCCAAGAAATATAAAGTTGGTGGGCCCGGAGTTCGAGCAACTTTAGAATTGGCTTTGTATGGAATGCGTGAGGGAAATTATATCTCGGAATATGATCAGCACATTGGTAAGAAAGTAGCTTATGCTATAACCGGCGGAGACCGTCCGGCGGGAATGCTCGTAGATGAGCAATATCTCTTAGATATTGAACGTGAAGCCTTTATGAGTTTAGTAGGCGAACCGAAAACCCAGGATCGTATCCGCCATATGCTCGCCAAAGGCAAGCCGTTACGGAATTAG